A window of Tripterygium wilfordii isolate XIE 37 chromosome 7, ASM1340144v1, whole genome shotgun sequence contains these coding sequences:
- the LOC120003026 gene encoding outer envelope pore protein 16, chloroplastic isoform X1, protein MPRSGFAASLSTPKVDVVIDMGNPFLNHTVDAFLKIGSVAATRAAAEDVYYIVKRPGNVSRHSMEHSLKKMCKEGAYWGTVAGVYAGMEYGAERIRGSRDWKNAMLGGALTGALISAASNDDKDKIVKAALTGGAIATAAEFLNYLT, encoded by the exons atgccaAGGAGCGGGTTTGCAGCTTCATTATCGACACCAAAAGTGGACGTGGTCATAGACATGGGCAATCCATTCCTCAATCACACCGTCGATGCATTTTTGAAGATCGGCAGC GTTGCAGCTACCAGAGCAGCGGCAGAGGATGTATATTACATTGTCAAACGAC CAGGGAATGTTTCGCGTCACAGCATGGAGCACTCG TTGAAGAAGATGTGTAAAGAGGGTGCAtattggg GAACTGTAGCCGGAGTGTATGCTGGAATGGAGTATGGTGCAGAAAGGATCCGTGGCAGCAGAGACTGG AAGAATGCCATGCTTGGGGGTGCATTAACGGGAGCTCTCATCTCTGCTGCCAGCAACGATGACAAAGACAAGATTGTGAAGGCTGCTCTCACTGGAGGTGCCATTGCCACTGCTGCAGAGTTTCTCAACTATCTCACCTGA
- the LOC120003024 gene encoding pentatricopeptide repeat-containing protein At1g07590, mitochondrial isoform X1 — MRTLLGQRRLFQVIHRTLPLHQIHSAFSFICTQTPDKFPEKTFETEKQEEQRPKCLSYMIESLQRGNLVGSAVQNWMGEGLPVQRGDIYHAINRLRKLRFNKRALELMEWVIRERPYRPTELDYSYMLEFTIKLHGVSQGERLFSHVPAEFQNELLYNNLVIGCLDKGMITRPYAYMRKMRELGSSISHLVFNRLIILHSSPRRKKMIPKILTQMKADKVTAHVSTFNILMKIEANEHNIEGLVKVFNDMKQAKVEPDEVSFCILATAHAIARLHTVAEAHVENVEKSLTGNNWSTYDVLMILYGYLQKDKDLERTWAIVQGLLHVRAKSYILAIEAFGRIGQLSRAEELWLEMKSTKGLKSTEQFNCIISVYSKVGLIKKASGVFRELLENGCKPNAMTYQHLALGCLKAGLVEETLKTLEMGRELATSDRVKRSTPWLETTLSIIELFSEKGDVDNVEKLFEELVKAKYTKYTFVYNTLIKAYVKAKIYDPNFLRRMILGGARPDAETYSLIKLAEQFQTSS; from the exons ATGCGAACACTTCTGGGGCAACGCAGGCTCTTTCAGGTAATACATCGAACACTTCCCCTCCATCAAATCCATTCAGCATTCAGCTTCATCTGCACCCAAACACCCGATAAATTTCCCGAGAAAACTTTTGAAACAGAGAAGCAAGAAGAACAGAGACCCAAGTGCTTGTCTTATATGATCGAAAGTCTCCAAAGAGGGAATTTAGTGGGATCTGCCGTTCAGAACTGGATGGGTGAGGGTTTACCTGTTCAGAGAGGTGATATTTACCACGCCATTAACCGTTTGAGGAAGCTCCGGTTCAATAAACGCGCGCTCGAG CTGATGGAGTGGGTGATCAGAGAGAGGCCTTACAGGCCAACAGAACTCGATTATTCTTATATGTTGGAGTTCACCATTAAACTTCATGGGGTATCACAAGGCGAGAGGCTTTTCTCTCATGTCCCTGCAGAATTTCAGAATGAGTTGCTCTACAACAACCTTGTAATTGGATGCTTGGATAAAGGTATGATAACTCGTCCATATGCATATATGAGGAAAATGAGGGAGTTGGGTTCCTCCATCTCACACTTAGTTTTCAACCGTCTCATTATTCTCCATTCCTCTCCAAGGCGAAAGAAAATGATCCCAAAAATCCTTACTCAGATGAAGGCTGATAAGGTGACTGCCCATGTCTCTACCTTCAACATTCTCATGAAAATTGAAGCAAATGAACACAATATTGAAGGGTTGGTGAAGGTATTTAATGACATGAAGCAAGCAAAAGTTGAGCCAGATGAGGTATCTTTCTGCATTTTGGCTACTGCACATGCAATTGCAAGATTGCATACAGTTGCTGAAGCTCATGTTGAAAATGTGGAGAAGTCCCTTACAGGAAATAACTGGTCAACATACGATgtgttgatgatattatatGGTTATTTGCAGAAGGACAAGGACCTAGAGAGAACTTGGGCCATTGTGCAAGGGCTCCTCCATGTTAGGGCTAAAAGTTACATACTGGCAATTGAAGCATTTGGTAGAATTGGACAGCTTAGTCGAGCTGAAGAGCTTTGGTTAGAAATGAAGTCGACAAAAGGATTGAAATCTACTGAGCAGTTCAATTGTATAATATCTGTGTACAGCAAAGTTGGACTTATTAAAAAAGCGTCTGGGGTCTTTAGAGAATTGTTGGAGAATGGATGCAAACCAAATGCCATGACTTACCAACATCTTGCTTTGGGTTGTTTGAAAGCAGGACTGGTAGAAGAAACCTTGAAAACTCTGGAAATGGGAAGAGAATTGGCCACAAGCGACAGAGTCAAAAGATCAACTCCATGGTTGGAGACCACTCTTTCAATAATAGAACTTTTCTCAGAGAAGGGTGATGTAGATAATGTTGAGAAGTTGTTTGAAGAACTTGTAAAAGCAAAGTATACCAAGTATACTTTTGTTTACAATACTTTGATTAAGGCCTATGTGAAGGCCAAGATTTATGATCCAAATTTTTTGAGAAGGATGATTCTGGGGGGAGCTAGGCCAGATGCCGAGACCTATAGCTTGATAAAACTTGCTGAGCAGTTTCAGACATCGAGTTGA
- the LOC120003048 gene encoding glucan endo-1,3-beta-glucosidase isoform X2 — translation MATPKPSLKLFLLFTAINLLIRRVFAAYSIGVNYGTIADNLPTPSKVANFLKTQTTIDRIKIFDTNPDIIRAFADTGISVTVTVGNVDISALSKLPAAQSWISNNILAFYPLTTIRYIAVGNEILATSDKSLIAHTLPAMKALTSALELANVTDIKVSTPHSLGILSTSDPPSSGRFRSGYDRVLFAPILEFHRQTKSPFMINPYPYFGFSAATLNYALFKSNDGLFDAGTGKNYTNMFDAQLDAVYSAMDKLGYGDVDIVVAETGWPSAGDPNQPDVNLENAVSYNGNLAKHVNSGLGTPLMPNRTFETYIFALFNENLKPSVAEQSFGLFKPDLSPVYDVDILRNHQALGPAAGPTEGPSSDLGKIWCEPKSDASDEALQKNIDYVCSIGVDSQPIQDGGPCFNPNTVRSHASYAMNAYYQSFGRSDLGCDFNHTGVITTTDPSYQSCDYPDEGLKLQNSVAGMSTESCTVQMIFILSFCLASLLTG, via the exons ATGGCAACGCCAAAACCCTCTCTGAAACTTTTCTTACTGTTTACCGCCATCAACTTACTCATCCGCCGCGTCTTCGCCGCATACTCAATCGGCGTGAATTACGGAACCATAGCTGACAACCTTCCCACACCCTCTAAAGTCGCCAACTTTCTCAAAACACAAACGACCATCGACCGCATCAAGATCTTCGACACCAATCCCGACATCATCCGTGCTTTCGCCGATACAGGAATCTCCGTCACGGTCACAGTCGGCAACGTAGACATTTCCGCCCTCTCCAAGCTTCCCGCAGCTCAGTCTTGGATCTCCAATAATATCTTAGCGTTTTACCCACTCACCACGATTAGATACATTGCAGTTGGTAACGAAATTCTCGCTACTTCTGACAAGTCACTCATTGCTCATACCTTGCCCGCTATGAAGGCTTTAACTTCTGCTCTTGAACTCGCTAATGTAACTGACATCAAGGTCTCTACTCCACATTCGTTAGGGATTTTATCCACTTCGGATCCACCGAGTTCGGGGCGGTTCCGTAGCGGGTACGACAGGGTCCTGTTTGCTCCGATTCTCGAGTTCCATCGCCAGACAAAGTCGCCTTTCATGATTAATCCCTACCCGTACTTCGGCTTCTCCGCGGCGACTCTTAATTACGCTTTGTTTAAGTCAAACGACGGCCTTTTTGATGCTGGGACAGGGAAGAATTATACCAACATGTTTGATGCGCAGCTCGACGCGGTTTACTCCGCCATGGATAAGTTAGGTTACGGTGACGTGGACATTGTGGTGGCGGAGACTGGTTGGCCCTCAGCCGGTGACCCGAACCAACCTGATGTGAACTTGGAGAATGCGGTTTCGTATAACGGGAATCTCGCAAAGCACGTGAATTCCGGTCTAGGAACTCCGTTGATGCCTAACAGGACCTTCGAGACTTACATTTTTGCTTTGTTTAACGAAAATCTTAAGCCGTCTGTCGCAGAGCAAAGTTTCGGGTTGTTCAAACCCGATCTCTCTCCGGTCTACGACGTGGACATACTACGGAATCATCAG GCTTTGGGTCCCGCAGCTGGGCCTACGGAGGGACCGTCATCAGATTTGGGCAAGATATGGTGCGAACCGAAGTCGGACGCCAGTGATGAAGCCTTACAGAAGAACATAGATTACGTGTGCAGCATTGGAGTGGACAGCCAGCCCATTCAAGATGGTGGGCCTTGTTTTAATCCCAACACTGTGCGGTCACATGCATCGTACGCTATGAACGCTTACTACCAATCCTTTGGTCGCTCTGACTTGGGCTGTGATTTTAATCACACTGGAGTCATCACCACCACTGATCCAA GTTATCAATCTTGTGATTATCCTGATGAAGGGCTTAAGTTGCAAAACTCAGTGGCGGGAATGTCAACAGAATCTTGCACTGTCCAAATGATATTTATTTTGTCGTTTTGTTTAGCATCACTCTTAACTGGTTAA
- the LOC120003048 gene encoding glucan endo-1,3-beta-glucosidase isoform X1: protein MATPKPSLKLFLLFTAINLLIRRVFAAYSIGVNYGTIADNLPTPSKVANFLKTQTTIDRIKIFDTNPDIIRAFADTGISVTVTVGNVDISALSKLPAAQSWISNNILAFYPLTTIRYIAVGNEILATSDKSLIAHTLPAMKALTSALELANVTDIKVSTPHSLGILSTSDPPSSGRFRSGYDRVLFAPILEFHRQTKSPFMINPYPYFGFSAATLNYALFKSNDGLFDAGTGKNYTNMFDAQLDAVYSAMDKLGYGDVDIVVAETGWPSAGDPNQPDVNLENAVSYNGNLAKHVNSGLGTPLMPNRTFETYIFALFNENLKPSVAEQSFGLFKPDLSPVYDVDILRNHQQALGPAAGPTEGPSSDLGKIWCEPKSDASDEALQKNIDYVCSIGVDSQPIQDGGPCFNPNTVRSHASYAMNAYYQSFGRSDLGCDFNHTGVITTTDPSYQSCDYPDEGLKLQNSVAGMSTESCTVQMIFILSFCLASLLTG from the exons ATGGCAACGCCAAAACCCTCTCTGAAACTTTTCTTACTGTTTACCGCCATCAACTTACTCATCCGCCGCGTCTTCGCCGCATACTCAATCGGCGTGAATTACGGAACCATAGCTGACAACCTTCCCACACCCTCTAAAGTCGCCAACTTTCTCAAAACACAAACGACCATCGACCGCATCAAGATCTTCGACACCAATCCCGACATCATCCGTGCTTTCGCCGATACAGGAATCTCCGTCACGGTCACAGTCGGCAACGTAGACATTTCCGCCCTCTCCAAGCTTCCCGCAGCTCAGTCTTGGATCTCCAATAATATCTTAGCGTTTTACCCACTCACCACGATTAGATACATTGCAGTTGGTAACGAAATTCTCGCTACTTCTGACAAGTCACTCATTGCTCATACCTTGCCCGCTATGAAGGCTTTAACTTCTGCTCTTGAACTCGCTAATGTAACTGACATCAAGGTCTCTACTCCACATTCGTTAGGGATTTTATCCACTTCGGATCCACCGAGTTCGGGGCGGTTCCGTAGCGGGTACGACAGGGTCCTGTTTGCTCCGATTCTCGAGTTCCATCGCCAGACAAAGTCGCCTTTCATGATTAATCCCTACCCGTACTTCGGCTTCTCCGCGGCGACTCTTAATTACGCTTTGTTTAAGTCAAACGACGGCCTTTTTGATGCTGGGACAGGGAAGAATTATACCAACATGTTTGATGCGCAGCTCGACGCGGTTTACTCCGCCATGGATAAGTTAGGTTACGGTGACGTGGACATTGTGGTGGCGGAGACTGGTTGGCCCTCAGCCGGTGACCCGAACCAACCTGATGTGAACTTGGAGAATGCGGTTTCGTATAACGGGAATCTCGCAAAGCACGTGAATTCCGGTCTAGGAACTCCGTTGATGCCTAACAGGACCTTCGAGACTTACATTTTTGCTTTGTTTAACGAAAATCTTAAGCCGTCTGTCGCAGAGCAAAGTTTCGGGTTGTTCAAACCCGATCTCTCTCCGGTCTACGACGTGGACATACTACGGAATCATCAG CAGGCTTTGGGTCCCGCAGCTGGGCCTACGGAGGGACCGTCATCAGATTTGGGCAAGATATGGTGCGAACCGAAGTCGGACGCCAGTGATGAAGCCTTACAGAAGAACATAGATTACGTGTGCAGCATTGGAGTGGACAGCCAGCCCATTCAAGATGGTGGGCCTTGTTTTAATCCCAACACTGTGCGGTCACATGCATCGTACGCTATGAACGCTTACTACCAATCCTTTGGTCGCTCTGACTTGGGCTGTGATTTTAATCACACTGGAGTCATCACCACCACTGATCCAA GTTATCAATCTTGTGATTATCCTGATGAAGGGCTTAAGTTGCAAAACTCAGTGGCGGGAATGTCAACAGAATCTTGCACTGTCCAAATGATATTTATTTTGTCGTTTTGTTTAGCATCACTCTTAACTGGTTAA
- the LOC120003024 gene encoding pentatricopeptide repeat-containing protein At1g07590, mitochondrial isoform X2, translating to MIESLQRGNLVGSAVQNWMGEGLPVQRGDIYHAINRLRKLRFNKRALELMEWVIRERPYRPTELDYSYMLEFTIKLHGVSQGERLFSHVPAEFQNELLYNNLVIGCLDKGMITRPYAYMRKMRELGSSISHLVFNRLIILHSSPRRKKMIPKILTQMKADKVTAHVSTFNILMKIEANEHNIEGLVKVFNDMKQAKVEPDEVSFCILATAHAIARLHTVAEAHVENVEKSLTGNNWSTYDVLMILYGYLQKDKDLERTWAIVQGLLHVRAKSYILAIEAFGRIGQLSRAEELWLEMKSTKGLKSTEQFNCIISVYSKVGLIKKASGVFRELLENGCKPNAMTYQHLALGCLKAGLVEETLKTLEMGRELATSDRVKRSTPWLETTLSIIELFSEKGDVDNVEKLFEELVKAKYTKYTFVYNTLIKAYVKAKIYDPNFLRRMILGGARPDAETYSLIKLAEQFQTSS from the exons ATGATCGAAAGTCTCCAAAGAGGGAATTTAGTGGGATCTGCCGTTCAGAACTGGATGGGTGAGGGTTTACCTGTTCAGAGAGGTGATATTTACCACGCCATTAACCGTTTGAGGAAGCTCCGGTTCAATAAACGCGCGCTCGAG CTGATGGAGTGGGTGATCAGAGAGAGGCCTTACAGGCCAACAGAACTCGATTATTCTTATATGTTGGAGTTCACCATTAAACTTCATGGGGTATCACAAGGCGAGAGGCTTTTCTCTCATGTCCCTGCAGAATTTCAGAATGAGTTGCTCTACAACAACCTTGTAATTGGATGCTTGGATAAAGGTATGATAACTCGTCCATATGCATATATGAGGAAAATGAGGGAGTTGGGTTCCTCCATCTCACACTTAGTTTTCAACCGTCTCATTATTCTCCATTCCTCTCCAAGGCGAAAGAAAATGATCCCAAAAATCCTTACTCAGATGAAGGCTGATAAGGTGACTGCCCATGTCTCTACCTTCAACATTCTCATGAAAATTGAAGCAAATGAACACAATATTGAAGGGTTGGTGAAGGTATTTAATGACATGAAGCAAGCAAAAGTTGAGCCAGATGAGGTATCTTTCTGCATTTTGGCTACTGCACATGCAATTGCAAGATTGCATACAGTTGCTGAAGCTCATGTTGAAAATGTGGAGAAGTCCCTTACAGGAAATAACTGGTCAACATACGATgtgttgatgatattatatGGTTATTTGCAGAAGGACAAGGACCTAGAGAGAACTTGGGCCATTGTGCAAGGGCTCCTCCATGTTAGGGCTAAAAGTTACATACTGGCAATTGAAGCATTTGGTAGAATTGGACAGCTTAGTCGAGCTGAAGAGCTTTGGTTAGAAATGAAGTCGACAAAAGGATTGAAATCTACTGAGCAGTTCAATTGTATAATATCTGTGTACAGCAAAGTTGGACTTATTAAAAAAGCGTCTGGGGTCTTTAGAGAATTGTTGGAGAATGGATGCAAACCAAATGCCATGACTTACCAACATCTTGCTTTGGGTTGTTTGAAAGCAGGACTGGTAGAAGAAACCTTGAAAACTCTGGAAATGGGAAGAGAATTGGCCACAAGCGACAGAGTCAAAAGATCAACTCCATGGTTGGAGACCACTCTTTCAATAATAGAACTTTTCTCAGAGAAGGGTGATGTAGATAATGTTGAGAAGTTGTTTGAAGAACTTGTAAAAGCAAAGTATACCAAGTATACTTTTGTTTACAATACTTTGATTAAGGCCTATGTGAAGGCCAAGATTTATGATCCAAATTTTTTGAGAAGGATGATTCTGGGGGGAGCTAGGCCAGATGCCGAGACCTATAGCTTGATAAAACTTGCTGAGCAGTTTCAGACATCGAGTTGA
- the LOC120002695 gene encoding metallothionein-like protein type 2, with the protein MSCCGGKCGCGSGCSCGSSCNGCGMYPDLGFSEKATTETIIIGAAPVRTHFESSEMSFGAENGCKCGDNCTCDPCNYK; encoded by the exons ATGTCTTGCTGTGGAGGAAAGTGCGGTTGCGGTTCTGGCTGCAGTTGCGGCAGTTCCTGCAATGG ATGCGGCATGTACCCTGACTTGGGTTTCTCAGAGAAGGCCACCACTGAGACCATAATCATTGGGGCTGCACCAGTGAGGAC ACACTTCGAGAGCTCTGAGATGAGCTTTGGTGCTGAGAACGGTTGCAAATGTGGCGATAACTGCACCTGCGACCCTTGCAACTACAAATGA
- the LOC120001994 gene encoding E3 ubiquitin-protein ligase RING1-like produces the protein MDEVHYVGGIIYKILSVSLVVIVIVVITMSISGCCNCIGDGRIPQSNPTNQARSVSSRQQIRQNRRQISGTIVEYKINERAGDGNDGCTICLEEFNDGEQCRVLDGCHHIYHKSCIDGWLIKDRHCPLCRFSVRGTRTDRNPDTVPDQLNQV, from the coding sequence ATGGACGAGGTTCATTATGTGGGCGGCATCATCTATAAGATTTTGTCTGTTTCGCTTGTGGTCATCGTGATTGTAGTCATTACAATGTCAATTTCTGGTTGTTGCAATTGCATCGGAGACGGACGAATACCGCAAAGCAATCCGACTAATCAAGCGAGATCAGTATCATCACGGCAGCAAATCAGGCAAAACAGAAGACAAATCTCAGGGACTATAGTGGAATACAAAATTAATGAAAGAGCCGGAGATGGGAACGACGGTTGTACGATATGTTTGGAGGAGTTCAACGACGGAGAGCAGTGTAGGGTTCTTGATGGGTGCCACCATATTTACCATAAATCATGCATTGATGGGTGGCTAATCAAGGACAGACACTGCCCACTTTGTCGATTTTCCGTCAGAGGCACACGTACTGATCGTAATCCGGATACTGTTCCCGATCAACTTAACCAAGTATAG
- the LOC120003026 gene encoding outer envelope pore protein 16, chloroplastic isoform X2, with product MPRSGFAASLSTPKVDVVIDMGNPFLNHTVDAFLKIGSVAATRAAAEDVYYIVKRRNVSRHSMEHSLKKMCKEGAYWGTVAGVYAGMEYGAERIRGSRDWKNAMLGGALTGALISAASNDDKDKIVKAALTGGAIATAAEFLNYLT from the exons atgccaAGGAGCGGGTTTGCAGCTTCATTATCGACACCAAAAGTGGACGTGGTCATAGACATGGGCAATCCATTCCTCAATCACACCGTCGATGCATTTTTGAAGATCGGCAGC GTTGCAGCTACCAGAGCAGCGGCAGAGGATGTATATTACATTGTCAAACGAC GGAATGTTTCGCGTCACAGCATGGAGCACTCG TTGAAGAAGATGTGTAAAGAGGGTGCAtattggg GAACTGTAGCCGGAGTGTATGCTGGAATGGAGTATGGTGCAGAAAGGATCCGTGGCAGCAGAGACTGG AAGAATGCCATGCTTGGGGGTGCATTAACGGGAGCTCTCATCTCTGCTGCCAGCAACGATGACAAAGACAAGATTGTGAAGGCTGCTCTCACTGGAGGTGCCATTGCCACTGCTGCAGAGTTTCTCAACTATCTCACCTGA
- the LOC120001732 gene encoding pentatricopeptide repeat-containing protein At4g11690 isoform X1: MCQTSALVLIQRMVKSPPLKAFSVFNSSALQGMQHTHQSIFFILHHLLSHNFSSHAKSLILQILSGRLSSSFYSSSSLLKHLTQPHLYSSSETNILIFETIIDANVEAQLPEQALMYFNKMIEMGLLPRSNTYNYLLGCLIRTNCFDRAWSVFNETKGRVNLDSYSFGIMIKGCCEAGDLDKAFELLIQLEVMGRSPNVVIYTTLIDGCCKKGDIVRAKQLFCKMGELGMVANQHTYTVLINGLFEKGLKREGFDLYRKMQLCGVMPNLFTYNCMIKQYCSEGKLSRAYEMFDEMRERGVVCNVVTYNTLVGGLCGGLRVLEAEKLVDQMNSAGVIPNLITYNTLMGGFCKAGQLKKATVLLCQLKSNGHSPSLATYNVLIAGFARAGNTAGVTNLMREMEDRGFSPSKVTYTILIKTFVRSDDIDTAFRLFDSMEKSGLTADVYTYGVLIHGLCTKNNMKEASKLFESMGEKQLEPNDVIYNTMIHGYCKEDSSYRALRLLKEMDERGMVPNVASYSSTIGVLCKDGKWQEAEALLNKMKLFGLEPSVSIYNIISGAKHDIQSRMQFVPRE, encoded by the coding sequence ATGTGCCAGACCAGTGCTCTTGTACTCATCCAACGAATGGTGAAGAGCCCGCCATTAAAGGCTTTCTCGGTCTTCAATTCGTCAGCACTACAAGGCATGCAACATACCCACCAATCCATATTCTTTATCCTCCACCACCTACTCTCTCACAACTTCTCTTCACACGCCAAATCTCTCATCCTGCAAATACTCTCTGGTCGACTTTCCTCTTCTTTctactcttcttcctctcttctcaAACATTTAACACAACCCCATTTATATTCAAGCTCCGAAACCAATATCCTCATATTTGAAACAATCATCGATGCGAATGTCGAAGCCCAATTGCCCGAGCAAGCATTGATGTATTTCAATAAAATGATCGAAATGGGTCTTCTGCCTCGATCCAATACTTATAATTATCTGTTGGGTTGTCTTATTAGAACGAATTGTTTTGACAGAGCTTGGTCGGTTTTTAATGAGACAAAGGGAAGGGTCAACTTGGATTCATATAGTTTTGGGATTATGATTAAGGGATGTTGCGAGGCTGGTGATTTAGATAAAGCTTTTGAGCTTTTGATTCAGTTGGAGGTCATGGGGAGGTCTCCAAATGTTGTTATATACACCACTCTGATTGATGGGTGCTGCAAGAAAGGTGATATCGTGCGGGCAAAGCAGTTGTTCTGTAAAATGGGAGAGTTGGGTATGGTCGCTAATCAACATACTTACACtgttttaatcaatggtttgtTTGAAAAGGGTCTTAAAAGGGAAGGGTTTGATTTGTACAGGAAGATGCAGCTTTGTGGGGTGATGCCAAATTTATTTACTTACAACTGCATGATCAAACAGTACTGCTCTGAAGGGAAGCTAAGCAgagcttacgaaatgttcgaTGAAATGCGCGAGAGAGGGGTGGTGTGTAATGTTGTTACGTATAATACTTTGGTGGGTGGCTTGTGCGGAGGGCTTAGAGTTTTGGAGGCGGAGAAGTTGGTGGATCAAATGAATAGCGCTGGTGTCATTCCAAATTTAATTACCTATAATACACTAATGGGCGGCTTCTGTAAGGCCGGCCAGTTGAAAAAAGCTACCGTTTTACTCTGTCAATTAAAGTCTAATGGTCATTCTCCTTCCTTGGCGACCTATAATGTTCTGATTGCTGGATTTGCTCGAGCTGGAAATACTGCAGGAGTCACTAATTTAATGAGAGAGATGGAAGACAGAGGCTTTAGTCCTTCTAAAGTTACTTACACCATATTAATTAAAACCTTTGTTCGATCAGATGACATAGACACAGCATTTAGGCTGTTTGACTCAATGGAGAAGTCTGGTTTGACTGCAGATGTTTACACCTATGGAGTCCTAATTCATGGGTTGTGTACGAAAAATAACATGAAAGAAGCCTCTAAACTATTTGAATCAATGGGTGAGAAGCAGTTGGAGCCAAATGACGTGATATACAATACTATGATTCATGGGTACTGCAAAGAGGATAGCTCCTATAGGGCCCTGAGGTTGCTTAAAGAGATGGATGAGAGGGGAATGGTTCCAAATGTTGCTAGCTATAGTTCAACAATTGGAGTCTTATGCAAGGATGGGAAGTGGCAAGAGGCTGAAGCTTTGCTCAACAAGATGAAACTGTTTGGTTTGGAACCTTCAGTTTCTATCTACAATATAATCTCTGGAGCGAAACATGATATACAGTCCAGGATGCAGTTTGTACCCCGCGAATAA